A region of the Drosophila subpulchrella strain 33 F10 #4 breed RU33 chromosome 3L, RU_Dsub_v1.1 Primary Assembly, whole genome shotgun sequence genome:
AAAGAACATAGTACAGGAAGTGCAGCTCGGACTGCTCTATCCCCGTTTGGACATCAACGTCACCAGGGGATTCAACCATTTACTGAAGGCCCCGTTCTGTATTCATCCAGCTACGGGAAAGGTTTGTGTTCCATTCAGTGTAAGTGCTGTGGCCAAGTTCGACCCCACCACGGTGCCCACGATCACACAGCTGCTCCACGAAATCAATGCTTTTGATGACAAGAGCAAGAGCTATATGGAGGCCCCGGAAGACAAGAGCCGCATCAAGGATCACAAGAAGACCAGCATGTTCAAGGGTGTTGTGGTCTTTGAGGAGTTTTTGCGCAAACTGGAGCGCAGTCAGAAGTCAGCTACCTTGCAATTTTGAATACTATAATTTCAAAAGAtaagataataaaataaaaatggtttaatatttaagtatTCACTCGTGTTTTCGTTTGCCGCTTTCGTATTTATCTttattttgtgtttgttttgtaATCATTAGGCTAGCAACAATAAATAGACTAGGCGACAGCGCACAGGATCCGGGTCAAATTCCGGATTTCACATGCAGCGCAGTCGCACCAGCGGCACCACGTTGCCGTCCTTATCGTCCAGGTCCACCTCGACCTCCAGCTGATAGAGCCCATCCTCCGGCGTCGTGCTTTCGGGCAGGCGCGCCAATATCTCGCTCTCTCCAGTGCGCAGCTTAAATGAAGCGGCTCCCTTGCCCTCTTCGTCACCCTTTCCCTCTTCAGATCGAGGCAGTGATATCCTTATCTTGGCGGGCAGAACACTCCCTCTGCCCAGAACCAATTTGGCGTTGGCCTCGTCATTGCCGTGCCAGATGTACAGATCATCCTCGGAAACCACACAGTCGTCATCCTTGAGCAGCTGCTGTTCGAGAGGGTCAATCAAGCAGATGGCTTGGCGGGCGCACCCAATGGCCACCACCTCGTCCGCCGAATGGCTGTTGTGCAGCTTGGCATCCGGAAAGCGGGCTCCCACGGCCGCCTGAAGCTTGGGGATCTGCATGGTGGCGCCCAGCAACACGATGTCATCTATGCTGCTCAGGCTGGGATGCTCCTTTTGGGCCTGCTCAACACACTCGCCCAGCTGCTGGATGAGGTTGTTGATCACCGGCTGGATGAGGCTTTCGAAGCGGGCGCGCGACATCTGGGCATTGAAGTCAACACCGTCCATCAGAGAATCGATATACAATTGCGTGGAGGGCATCGTGGTCAGGATGTGTTTGCAGTTGGCGGCGGCGGTGCGGATTTTGGCCACCGAGCGACGCGACTCGTGTGGATCCAGCTTGTACTTGCGGCGGAATTCCTCGCAGATGAACTGCACCAGGGCCTCGGTGAACTGACGGCCGCCGATGGGGAAGGGTCCGAAAGTGGCCAGCTGAACGAACAGTCCGTTTTGCACGGCATATAAGGCAAAGTCGCTGTACAGGCCACCGCACTTGATGGTCAGCACATGACGGCGCTGTTCCGCCTGCTCCTCCCCGATGCTGTAACCTAGAACGGCGGCTG
Encoded here:
- the LOC119553062 gene encoding heat shock 70 kDa protein 14; its protein translation is MWPRFGIKIGNSTLCIAHVRADGKAEVIANKQGDRVSQACLLWDGVSEIECGLTAKQKMATRPRQAVAHSFQLLQPKEQITEEKLASALREIPCDFDKEELVFRMEHTVPSEKEDQDDRVVTKDLSAYQVTVELLRAELELAHQYHTDGEQAPIAVLSIPSYYPAQAYKLLAEAAETAGFHVAQIIAEPTAAVLGYSIGEEQAEQRRHVLTIKCGGLYSDFALYAVQNGLFVQLATFGPFPIGGRQFTEALVQFICEEFRRKYKLDPHESRRSVAKIRTAAANCKHILTTMPSTQLYIDSLMDGVDFNAQMSRARFESLIQPVINNLIQQLGECVEQAQKEHPSLSSIDDIVLLGATMQIPKLQAAVGARFPDAKLHNSHSADEVVAIGCARQAICLIDPLEQQLLKDDDCVVSEDDLYIWHGNDEANAKLVLGRGSVLPAKIRISLPRSEEGKGDEEGKGAASFKLRTGESEILARLPESTTPEDGLYQLEVEVDLDDKDGNVVPLVRLRCM